The following are encoded together in the Tursiops truncatus isolate mTurTru1 chromosome 10, mTurTru1.mat.Y, whole genome shotgun sequence genome:
- the ISY1 gene encoding pre-mRNA-splicing factor ISY1 homolog: MARNAEKAMTALARFRQAQLEEGKVKERRPFLASECTELPKAEKWRRQIIGEISKKVAQIQNAGLGEFRIRDLNDEINKLLREKGHWEARIKELGGPDYGKVGPKMLDHEGKEVPGNRGYKYFGAAKDLPGVRELFEREPLPPPRKTRAELMKAIDFEYYGYLDEDDGVIVPLEQEYEKKLRAELVDKWKAEREARLARGEEEEEEEEEADIYAVADQESDEEGGQEKGGEDGQQKFIAHVPVPSQQEIEEALVRRKKMELLQKYTSETLQAQSEEARRLLGY, translated from the exons ATG gCCCGAAATGCGGAAAAGGCCAT GACGGCCTTAGCAAGATTTCGCCAAGCTCAGCTGGAAGAGGGAAAAGTAAAG GAACGAAGACCCTTCCTTGCCTCGGAGTGCACTGAGCTGCCCAAAGCCGAGAAGTGGAGACGACAG atCATTGGAGAGATCTCAAAAAAAGTGGCTCAAATTCAGAATG ctGGTCTAGGTGAATTCCGAATTCGTGACCTGAATGATGAAATTAACAAGCTGCTAAGAGAGAAGGGACACTGGGAGGCCCGGATCAAGGAGCTCGGTGGTCCTGACTATGGG AAAGTTGGCCCTAAAATGCTGGATCATGAAGGGAAAGAAGTCCCAGGAAATCGAGGTTACAAGTACTTCGGAGCAGCGAAAGACTTGCCTGGCGTCAGAGAACTGTTTGAGAGAGAAC CTCTTCCTCCTCCAAGAAAGACACGCGCTGAGCTCATGAAGGCGATCGATTTTGAATACTACGGTTACCTAGATGAAGACGATGGTGTTATTGTGCCTTTGGAACAGGAATATGAAAAGAAAC TCAGAGCCGAGTTAGTGGACAAgtggaaagcagagagagaggccCGGCTGgcaagaggggaggaggaggaagaggaggaggaggaggctgaCATCTACGCCGTTGCCGACCAGGAG TCTGATGAGGAGGGCGGccaggagaaaggaggggaggacGGGCAGCAGAAGTTCATCGCTCATGTCCCGGTGCCGTCGCAGCAAGAG ATCGAGGAGGCGCTCGTGCGGAGGAAGAAGATGGAGCTCCTGCAGAAGTACACCAGCGAGACGCTGCAGGCCCAGAGCGAGGAGGCCAGGCGGCTCCTGGGCTACTAG
- the CNBP gene encoding CCHC-type zinc finger nucleic acid binding protein isoform X3 produces the protein MSSNECFKCGRSGHWARECPTGGGRGRGMRSRGRGFQFVSSSLPDICYRCGESGHLAKDCDLQEDEACYNCGRGGHIAKDCKEPKREREQCCYNCGKPGHLARDCDHADEQKCYSCGEFGHIQKDCTKVKCYRCGETGHVAINCSKTSEVNCYRCGESGHLARECTIEATA, from the exons ATGAGCAGTAATGAATGCTTCAAGTGTGGACGATCTGGCCACTGGGCCCGGGAATGCCCCACTGGTGGGGGCCGTGGTCGTGGAATGAGAAGCCGTGGCAGAG GTTTCCAGTTTGTTTCCTCATCGCTTCCAGACATCTGTTACCGCTGTGGTGAGTCTGGTCACCTTGCCAAGGATTGTGATCTGCAGGAGGATG AAGCCTGCTATAACTGCGGCCGGGGAGGTCACATTGCCAAGGACTGCAAGGAGCCCAAGCGGGAGCGAGAGCAGTGCTGCTACAACTGCGGCAAACCCGGCCACCTGGCCCGCGACTGTGACCACGCAGACGAGCAGAAGTGCTATTCTTGCGGAGAGTTCGGACACATTCAGAAAGACTGCACCAAAGTGAAGTGCTATAG GTGTGGCGAGACTGGTCATGTAGCCATCAACTGCAGCAAGACGAGTGAAGTCAACTGTTACCGCTGTGGCGAGTCAGGGCACCTTGCACGGGAGTGCACGATCGAGGCCACGGCTTAA
- the CNBP gene encoding CCHC-type zinc finger nucleic acid binding protein isoform X1: MSSNECFKCGRSGHWARECPTGGGRGRGMRSRGRGGFTSDRGFQFVSSSLPDICYRCGESGHLAKDCDLQEDEACYNCGRGGHIAKDCKEPKREREQCCYNCGKPGHLARDCDHADEQKCYSCGEFGHIQKDCTKVKCYRCGETGHVAINCSKTSEVNCYRCGESGHLARECTIEATA, translated from the exons ATGAGCAGTAATGAATGCTTCAAGTGTGGACGATCTGGCCACTGGGCCCGGGAATGCCCCACTGGTGGGGGCCGTGGTCGTGGAATGAGAAGCCGTGGCAGAGGTGGTTTTACCTCGGATAGAG GTTTCCAGTTTGTTTCCTCATCGCTTCCAGACATCTGTTACCGCTGTGGTGAGTCTGGTCACCTTGCCAAGGATTGTGATCTGCAGGAGGATG AAGCCTGCTATAACTGCGGCCGGGGAGGTCACATTGCCAAGGACTGCAAGGAGCCCAAGCGGGAGCGAGAGCAGTGCTGCTACAACTGCGGCAAACCCGGCCACCTGGCCCGCGACTGTGACCACGCAGACGAGCAGAAGTGCTATTCTTGCGGAGAGTTCGGACACATTCAGAAAGACTGCACCAAAGTGAAGTGCTATAG GTGTGGCGAGACTGGTCATGTAGCCATCAACTGCAGCAAGACGAGTGAAGTCAACTGTTACCGCTGTGGCGAGTCAGGGCACCTTGCACGGGAGTGCACGATCGAGGCCACGGCTTAA
- the CNBP gene encoding CCHC-type zinc finger nucleic acid binding protein isoform X4 yields MSSNECFKCGRSGHWARECPTGGGRGRGMRSRGRGFQFVSSSLPDICYRCGESGHLAKDCDLQEDACYNCGRGGHIAKDCKEPKREREQCCYNCGKPGHLARDCDHADEQKCYSCGEFGHIQKDCTKVKCYRCGETGHVAINCSKTSEVNCYRCGESGHLARECTIEATA; encoded by the exons ATGAGCAGTAATGAATGCTTCAAGTGTGGACGATCTGGCCACTGGGCCCGGGAATGCCCCACTGGTGGGGGCCGTGGTCGTGGAATGAGAAGCCGTGGCAGAG GTTTCCAGTTTGTTTCCTCATCGCTTCCAGACATCTGTTACCGCTGTGGTGAGTCTGGTCACCTTGCCAAGGATTGTGATCTGCAGGAGGATG CCTGCTATAACTGCGGCCGGGGAGGTCACATTGCCAAGGACTGCAAGGAGCCCAAGCGGGAGCGAGAGCAGTGCTGCTACAACTGCGGCAAACCCGGCCACCTGGCCCGCGACTGTGACCACGCAGACGAGCAGAAGTGCTATTCTTGCGGAGAGTTCGGACACATTCAGAAAGACTGCACCAAAGTGAAGTGCTATAG GTGTGGCGAGACTGGTCATGTAGCCATCAACTGCAGCAAGACGAGTGAAGTCAACTGTTACCGCTGTGGCGAGTCAGGGCACCTTGCACGGGAGTGCACGATCGAGGCCACGGCTTAA
- the CNBP gene encoding CCHC-type zinc finger nucleic acid binding protein isoform X2 yields MSSNECFKCGRSGHWARECPTGGGRGRGMRSRGRGGFTSDRGFQFVSSSLPDICYRCGESGHLAKDCDLQEDACYNCGRGGHIAKDCKEPKREREQCCYNCGKPGHLARDCDHADEQKCYSCGEFGHIQKDCTKVKCYRCGETGHVAINCSKTSEVNCYRCGESGHLARECTIEATA; encoded by the exons ATGAGCAGTAATGAATGCTTCAAGTGTGGACGATCTGGCCACTGGGCCCGGGAATGCCCCACTGGTGGGGGCCGTGGTCGTGGAATGAGAAGCCGTGGCAGAGGTGGTTTTACCTCGGATAGAG GTTTCCAGTTTGTTTCCTCATCGCTTCCAGACATCTGTTACCGCTGTGGTGAGTCTGGTCACCTTGCCAAGGATTGTGATCTGCAGGAGGATG CCTGCTATAACTGCGGCCGGGGAGGTCACATTGCCAAGGACTGCAAGGAGCCCAAGCGGGAGCGAGAGCAGTGCTGCTACAACTGCGGCAAACCCGGCCACCTGGCCCGCGACTGTGACCACGCAGACGAGCAGAAGTGCTATTCTTGCGGAGAGTTCGGACACATTCAGAAAGACTGCACCAAAGTGAAGTGCTATAG GTGTGGCGAGACTGGTCATGTAGCCATCAACTGCAGCAAGACGAGTGAAGTCAACTGTTACCGCTGTGGCGAGTCAGGGCACCTTGCACGGGAGTGCACGATCGAGGCCACGGCTTAA